Proteins encoded within one genomic window of Felis catus isolate Fca126 chromosome C1, F.catus_Fca126_mat1.0, whole genome shotgun sequence:
- the LOC101084045 gene encoding S-phase kinase-associated protein 1-like, with the protein MPSIKLQSSDGELFEVDVEIAKQSVTIKTMLEDLGMDDERDDDPVPLPNVNAAILKKVIQWCTHHKDDPPPPEDDENKEKRTDDIPVWDQEFLKVDQGTLFELILAANYLDIKGLLDVTCKTVANMIKGKTPEEIRKTFNIKNDFTEEEEAQVRKENQWCEEK; encoded by the coding sequence ATGCCTTCAATTAAGTTGCAGAGTTCTGATGGAGAGTTATTTGAAGTTGATGTTGAAATTGCCAAACAGTCTGTGACTATCAAGACCATGTTGGAAGATTTGGGAATGGATGACGAAAGAGATGATGACCCAGTTCCTCTACCAAATGTTAATGCAGCAATATTAAAAAAGGTCATTCAATGGTGCACCCACCACAAGGATGACCCCCCTCCTCCTGAGGATGATGAGAACAAAGAAAAGCGAACAGATGATATCCCTGTTTGGGACCAAGAATTCCTGAAAGTTGACCAAGGAACACTTTTTGAACTTATTCTGGCTGCGAACTACTTGGACATTAAAGGTTTGCTTGATGTTACATGCAAGACTGTTGCCAATATGATCAAGGGGAAAACTCCTGAGGAGATTCGCAAGACCTTCAATATCAAAAATGATTTTACTGAAGAAGAGGAAGCCCAGGTACGCAAAGAGAACCAGTGGTGTGAAGAGAAGTGA